One genomic segment of Belonocnema kinseyi isolate 2016_QV_RU_SX_M_011 chromosome 2, B_treatae_v1, whole genome shotgun sequence includes these proteins:
- the LOC117167793 gene encoding single-pass membrane and coiled-coil domain-containing protein 4-like isoform X2, with the protein MRQLKGKTKETSKQKKERKKEFVENKQRVFSVVLPTLAAIAALIAAYVYIKTRPKAVDF; encoded by the coding sequence ATGCGGCAGCTAAAGGGCAAAACAAAAGAGACGAGCAAACAGAAAAAGGAACGTAAAAAGGAATTCGTGGAAAACAAACAGCGAGTATTTTCTGTCGTTTTGCCGACACTGGCAGCAATTGCTGCTTTGATAGCTGCCTATGTCTACATTAAGACCCGTCCAAAAGCCGTCGATTTCTAA